The following are encoded together in the Labeo rohita strain BAU-BD-2019 chromosome 17, IGBB_LRoh.1.0, whole genome shotgun sequence genome:
- the pomca gene encoding proopiomelanocortin a, which produces MVRGVRMLCPAWLLALAVLCAGGSEVRAQCWENARCRDLTTDDNILDCIQLCRSDLTDETPVYPGESHLRPPSELEQTEVLAPLSPAALAPAEQMDPESSPRHEHKRSYSMEHFRWGKPVGRKRRPIKVYTNGVEEESAENLPAEMRRDLAVSEVDYPQEESAVNQEKKDDSYKMTHFRWSSPPASKRYGGFMKSWDERSQKPLLTLFKNVINKEHQKKDQ; this is translated from the exons ATGGTGAGGGGAGTGAGGATGTTGTGTCCTGCTTGGCTCTTGGCTCTGGCTGTTCTTTGTGCGGGTGGGTCTGAAGTCAGAGCTCAGTGTTGGGAGAACGCCCGCTGCAGAGACCTCACCACTGACGACAACATCTTG GACTGCATACAGCTATGCAGGTCTGATCTGACAGATGAAACCCCCGTTTACCCTGGAGAAAGCCATTTGCGGCCTCCCTCTGAGCTGGAGCAAACCGAGGTCCTTGCACCCCTCTCCCCAGCTGCCCTCGCTCCTGCTGAGCAAATGGACCCCGAGTCCAGTCCTCGGCACGAGCACAAGCGCTCCTACTCCATGGAGCATTTCCGCTGGGGAAAGCCAGTGGGTCGCAAACGCCGGCCTATCAAGGTGTACACAAACGGCGTGGAAGAGGAATCCGCCGAGAATCTCCCAGCCGAGATGAGGCGTGATCTGGCGGTCAGCGAGGTTGACTATCCTCAAGAGGAGAGCGCTGTAAACCAGGAGAAGAAGGATGACTCCTACAAAATGACCCATTTCCGCTGGAGCAGCCCGCCTGCTAGCAAGCGCTACGGAGGCTTTATGAAGTCCTGGGACGAACGTAGTCAGAAACCCCTTCTCACACTCTTCAAAAACGTCATAAACAAAGAGCACCAGAAGAAGGACCAGTGA